A stretch of the Papaver somniferum cultivar HN1 chromosome 6, ASM357369v1, whole genome shotgun sequence genome encodes the following:
- the LOC113287295 gene encoding protein ACTIVITY OF BC1 COMPLEX KINASE 1, chloroplastic-like isoform X2 produces MELSGNNLIATTSCYCERKNSLFSSRRNQNHFLYSSTKKKNKYNRVLNLASTTSTPKKKLTPLRKRGSSGNEDKDDGSLESSSSSSAMEQLDFERGVCIPFRKYTPETVRNKVFESNGAVLSLIGRGVEIVWKLGIYWSALLSDFLIGRDQEVVPFRARQLRNLLCDLGPSFIKAGQVLANRPDIIREDYMNELCILQDDVPSFPNQVAFTIIEEELGQPLEAVFSKISSRTVAAASLGQVYRATIRDTGEEVAIKVQRPGIEPIIYRDLFLFRMLASFLNGISLQKLGCNAELIVDEFGEKLLEELDYTLEARNIEDFLENFKDDPTVKIPEVYKQLSGSRVLVMEWIDGIRCTNPKAIKEAGLDVNGFLTVGVSAALRQLLEFGLFHGDPHPGNVFAMRDGRIAYVDFGNVAQLSQQNKQILIDAVVHAVNEDYTEMANDFTRLGFLASGTDVTPIVPALEAIWQNSSGKGLADFNFRSVTGKFNQLVYQYPIRIPERFSLVIRSLLTQEGICFTLKPEFKFLEVAYPYVAKRLLTDPNPALRERLIQVLFKDGLFQWKRLENLIVLAKENVNKMSSNPAISQKSQVEKKLDLTDTIKDGARVVLLDSEIRRKLLLALTEDSKLHIQELVDVYRLVQDDIDMPSVALDVVRGSVNHQRIL; encoded by the exons ATGGAATTATCTGGAAACAATCTAATTGCAACAACAAGTTGTTattgtgaaagaaagaatagTTTATTTTCTAGTAGAcgaaatcaaaatcattttttatattcatcaacaaagaagaagaacaagtataATAGGGTTTTGAATTTAGCTTCAACAACTTCAACTCCAAAAAAGAAATTAACTCCTTTGAGAAAAAGAGGTAGTAGTGGTAATGAAGACAAAGATGATGGATCACTTGAGTCAAGTAGCAGTAGTAGTGCAATGGAGCAACTTGATTTTGAACGTGGTGTCTGTATTCCTTTTCGAAAGTATACTCCAGAAACG GTTAGAAATAAAGTGTTTGAATCAAATGGAGCTGTATTATCACTTATTGGTCGTGGAGTGGAGATAGTTTGGAAATTAGGAATTTATTGGTCTGCTCTTTTATCTGATTTTCTGATCGGAAGAGATCAAGAAGTTGTTCCTTTTAGAGCTCGACAACTTAGGAATCTTCTCTGTGATTTGGGACCTTCATTCATTAAAGCTGGACAG GTTCTAGCAAATAGACCTGATATTATTAGAGAAGATTATATGAATGAACTTTGCATACTTCAAGATGATGTTCCATCTTTTCCTAATCAG GTTGCATTCACCATTATTGAGGAGGAACTAGGTCAGCCCCTAGAAGCTGTTTTCAGCAAAATTTCATCACGGACGGTAGCAGCTGCAAGTTTAGGTCAAGTTTATCGTGCAACTATACGTGACACTGGAGAGGAAGTTGCTATTAAG GTGCAAAGACCTGGGATCGAACCTATAATTTACCGGGATCTTTTCCTATTCCGGATGCTTGCTTCATTCTTGAATGGGATCAGTCTACAGAAATTAGGATGCAACGCCGAACTTATTGTTGATGAATTCGGGGAGAAGCTCTTGGAAGAGCTGGATTATACTCTG GAGGCTCGAAACATTGAGGATTTTCTAGAAAACTTCAAAGATGATCCAACTGTAAAAATACCTGAGGTCTATAAACAGCTTTCAGGTTCACGTGTTTTAGTTATGGAATGGATTGATGGCATTCGGTGCACTAACCCAAAG GCTATTAAAGAAGCAGGCCTTGATGTAAACGGATTTTTGACTGTTGGAGTAAGTGCTGCTTTGCGGCAATTGCTAGAATTTGGGTTGTTTCATGGAGATCCACATCCTGGAAATGTCTTTGCTATGCGTGATGGACGTATTGCTTATGTTGACTTTGGAAATGTTGCACAGCTCAGTCAG CAAAACAAGCAGATCTTAATCGATGCTGTGGTTCATGCTGTAAACGAGGATTACACCGAGATGGCAAATGATTTCACCAGGCTTGGTTTTCTGGCAAGTGGAACAGATGTTACTCCCATAGTTCCCGCTCTTGAAGCAATCTGGCAGAACTCATCTGGAAAAGGACTAGCGGATTTTAATTTCCGGAGTGTAACTG gaaaattcaatcaattagtTTACCAATACCCAATTCGTATACCAGAACGGTTTTCTCTTGTTATCCGTTCTCTATTGACACAGGAAGGGATCTGTTTCACCCTGAAGCCGGAATTTAAATTTCTAGAG GTTGCCTACCCATATGTTGCGAAACGTCTTCTAACAGACCCTAACCCTGCCCTACGTGAGCGCCTCATACAG GTTCTTTTTAAAGATGGGCTTTTCCAGTGGAAAAGACTTGAAAATCTCATAGTCCTCGCAAAGGAAAATGTTAATAAGATGAGTAGCAACCCCGCGATCAG TCAAAAATCTCAAGTGGAAAAGAAACTAGACCTGACTGACACTATTAAGGATGGAGCTCGCGTTGTCcttcttgattctgaaattcgCAGAAAACTTCTTCTAGCTTTAACTGAAGACTCCAAGCTTCACATTCAAGAG CTCGTGGATGTGTATAGACTGGTGCAGGATGACATTGACATGCCCTCAGTTGCTTTGGATGTTGTACGAG GCAGCGTCAATCATCAACGGATCCTGtag
- the LOC113287295 gene encoding protein ACTIVITY OF BC1 COMPLEX KINASE 1, chloroplastic-like isoform X1 produces MELSGNNLIATTSCYCERKNSLFSSRRNQNHFLYSSTKKKNKYNRVLNLASTTSTPKKKLTPLRKRGSSGNEDKDDGSLESSSSSSAMEQLDFERGVCIPFRKYTPETVRNKVFESNGAVLSLIGRGVEIVWKLGIYWSALLSDFLIGRDQEVVPFRARQLRNLLCDLGPSFIKAGQVLANRPDIIREDYMNELCILQDDVPSFPNQVAFTIIEEELGQPLEAVFSKISSRTVAAASLGQVYRATIRDTGEEVAIKVQRPGIEPIIYRDLFLFRMLASFLNGISLQKLGCNAELIVDEFGEKLLEELDYTLEARNIEDFLENFKDDPTVKIPEVYKQLSGSRVLVMEWIDGIRCTNPKAIKEAGLDVNGFLTVGVSAALRQLLEFGLFHGDPHPGNVFAMRDGRIAYVDFGNVAQLSQQNKQILIDAVVHAVNEDYTEMANDFTRLGFLASGTDVTPIVPALEAIWQNSSGKGLADFNFRSVTGKFNQLVYQYPIRIPERFSLVIRSLLTQEGICFTLKPEFKFLEVAYPYVAKRLLTDPNPALRERLIQVLFKDGLFQWKRLENLIVLAKENVNKMSSNPAISQKSQVEKKLDLTDTIKDGARVVLLDSEIRRKLLLALTEDSKLHIQELVDVYRLVQDDIDMPSVALDVVRDIPAVTRDIMLSWSNSVLNDL; encoded by the exons ATGGAATTATCTGGAAACAATCTAATTGCAACAACAAGTTGTTattgtgaaagaaagaatagTTTATTTTCTAGTAGAcgaaatcaaaatcattttttatattcatcaacaaagaagaagaacaagtataATAGGGTTTTGAATTTAGCTTCAACAACTTCAACTCCAAAAAAGAAATTAACTCCTTTGAGAAAAAGAGGTAGTAGTGGTAATGAAGACAAAGATGATGGATCACTTGAGTCAAGTAGCAGTAGTAGTGCAATGGAGCAACTTGATTTTGAACGTGGTGTCTGTATTCCTTTTCGAAAGTATACTCCAGAAACG GTTAGAAATAAAGTGTTTGAATCAAATGGAGCTGTATTATCACTTATTGGTCGTGGAGTGGAGATAGTTTGGAAATTAGGAATTTATTGGTCTGCTCTTTTATCTGATTTTCTGATCGGAAGAGATCAAGAAGTTGTTCCTTTTAGAGCTCGACAACTTAGGAATCTTCTCTGTGATTTGGGACCTTCATTCATTAAAGCTGGACAG GTTCTAGCAAATAGACCTGATATTATTAGAGAAGATTATATGAATGAACTTTGCATACTTCAAGATGATGTTCCATCTTTTCCTAATCAG GTTGCATTCACCATTATTGAGGAGGAACTAGGTCAGCCCCTAGAAGCTGTTTTCAGCAAAATTTCATCACGGACGGTAGCAGCTGCAAGTTTAGGTCAAGTTTATCGTGCAACTATACGTGACACTGGAGAGGAAGTTGCTATTAAG GTGCAAAGACCTGGGATCGAACCTATAATTTACCGGGATCTTTTCCTATTCCGGATGCTTGCTTCATTCTTGAATGGGATCAGTCTACAGAAATTAGGATGCAACGCCGAACTTATTGTTGATGAATTCGGGGAGAAGCTCTTGGAAGAGCTGGATTATACTCTG GAGGCTCGAAACATTGAGGATTTTCTAGAAAACTTCAAAGATGATCCAACTGTAAAAATACCTGAGGTCTATAAACAGCTTTCAGGTTCACGTGTTTTAGTTATGGAATGGATTGATGGCATTCGGTGCACTAACCCAAAG GCTATTAAAGAAGCAGGCCTTGATGTAAACGGATTTTTGACTGTTGGAGTAAGTGCTGCTTTGCGGCAATTGCTAGAATTTGGGTTGTTTCATGGAGATCCACATCCTGGAAATGTCTTTGCTATGCGTGATGGACGTATTGCTTATGTTGACTTTGGAAATGTTGCACAGCTCAGTCAG CAAAACAAGCAGATCTTAATCGATGCTGTGGTTCATGCTGTAAACGAGGATTACACCGAGATGGCAAATGATTTCACCAGGCTTGGTTTTCTGGCAAGTGGAACAGATGTTACTCCCATAGTTCCCGCTCTTGAAGCAATCTGGCAGAACTCATCTGGAAAAGGACTAGCGGATTTTAATTTCCGGAGTGTAACTG gaaaattcaatcaattagtTTACCAATACCCAATTCGTATACCAGAACGGTTTTCTCTTGTTATCCGTTCTCTATTGACACAGGAAGGGATCTGTTTCACCCTGAAGCCGGAATTTAAATTTCTAGAG GTTGCCTACCCATATGTTGCGAAACGTCTTCTAACAGACCCTAACCCTGCCCTACGTGAGCGCCTCATACAG GTTCTTTTTAAAGATGGGCTTTTCCAGTGGAAAAGACTTGAAAATCTCATAGTCCTCGCAAAGGAAAATGTTAATAAGATGAGTAGCAACCCCGCGATCAG TCAAAAATCTCAAGTGGAAAAGAAACTAGACCTGACTGACACTATTAAGGATGGAGCTCGCGTTGTCcttcttgattctgaaattcgCAGAAAACTTCTTCTAGCTTTAACTGAAGACTCCAAGCTTCACATTCAAGAG CTCGTGGATGTGTATAGACTGGTGCAGGATGACATTGACATGCCCTCAGTTGCTTTGGATGTTGTACGAG ATATACCAGCTGTTACCAGGGATATTATGCTATCATGGAGTAATTCAGTTTTAAATGATCTTTAA
- the LOC113290724 gene encoding luc7-like protein 3, producing MTVLSMKTGSESVDGNIEENIPVVPPSSTEYEQAKVLALSLKFLELQRLRTEIQAEIDRHAHELIRQREEQERIHRREEEKLESLYVAWFPKYLPRCKRKDEKWAEKHSKCKRYDSATKSDSEAPDEGFEYPVEKVDTSELDSYAAEDKARMEKYHERKLRSIFDFERANPKIFARTMQEGEEKADDEEMLEKETNEEKIGEDTGDDDDSEDSSSPDNTSPASSDSEEEWHREEEGWNTDEDDY from the exons ATGACAGTTTTGTCGATGAAGACTGGTTCAGAAAGTGTAGATG GCAACATTGAGGAGAATATTCCGGTTGTTCCACCATCCTCAACAGAGTATGAGCAAGCCAAGGTTCTCGCTTTATCCTTGAAATTTTTGGAGCTTCAGAGATTGCGGACTGAAATTCAGGCTGAGATTGACAGGCATGCACATGAGTTGATCCGTCAAAGGGAAGAGCAAGAGAGGATTCATCGAAGAGAGGAAGAGAAGCTTGAAAGTCTGTATGTTGCATGGTTTCCAAAGTATCTTCCAAGATGTAAAAGAAAGGATGAGAAATGGGCAGAGAAGCACTCCAAATGCAAGAGGTATGATAGTGCCACTAAGAGTGACTCTGAAGCACCAGATGAAGGTTTTGAGTATCCTGTAGAAAAGGTTGATACCAGTGAGTTGGATTCATATGCAGCAGAGGATAAGGCAAGAATGGAAAAGTATCATGAAAGGAAATTGAGAAGTATATTTGATTTTGAGCGTGCAAATCCCAAAATATTTGCAAGGACCATGCAAGAGGGTGAGGAGAAAGCGGATGATGAGGAGATGTTGGAGAAAGAGACAAATGAGGAAAAAATTGGAGAAGAtactggtgatgatgatgattctgaggATTCTTCGTCACCTGACAATACTTCACCTGCATCGTCTGACAGTGAGGAAGAATGGCATAGAGAGGAAGAAGGCTGGAACACTGATGAAGATGACTATTAG
- the LOC113290725 gene encoding uncharacterized protein LOC113290725, protein MGFPCTFNVSSIGRSAGLVLAWKKEIQLNILSSSLRGIYVTSIDIIHSKICHIYFMHGEPNSSLRHAFWEQQCQLSNAPLDEPVFFVCDFNALLGTEDKNGGLEVDDSDFSNLRNFCSVFNLHDPGFSGLIFTWYNMQQGPDLILERLDRCIINHSAEYLYPKLCVNYLPREFSNHCPMHIGCNYEDVCTPRPFHFMAMWIKDPTCIDIIANSWSVNVVGSPAYNLKAKLLSTKRLE, encoded by the coding sequence ATGGGTTTCCCTTGCACTTTTAATGTTTCTAGTATTGGAAGAAGTGCTGGTCTAGTTCTAGCCTGGAAAAAGGAAATTCAACTCAACATTTTATCCTCAAGCTTGAGGGGCATTTATGTCACATCTATAGACATTATTCACTCTAAAATTTGTCACATTTATTTTATGCATGGTGAACCCAACAGTAGTTTGAGGCATGCTTTCTGGGAACAACAATGCCAACTGTCTAATGCTCCTTTAGATGAACCAGTTTTCTTTGTATGTGATTTTAATGCGCTCCTAGGAACTGAGGATAAGAATGGTGGTCTAgaggttgatgattctgatttttcAAATCTTAGAAACTTTTGTTCAGTATTTAACTTACATGACCCTGGTTTTTCTGGTCTCATATTTACTTGGTATAATATGCAACAGGGTCCTGATCTTATTCTTGAAAGATTAGATAGGTGTATTATAAACCATTCTGCTGAGTATTTATATCCTAAACTCTGTGTAAACTATTTACCTAGAGAATTTTCTAATCACTGCCCTATGCATATAGGTTGCAATTATGAGGATGTTTGTACACCCAGACCTTTCCACTTTATGGCTATGTGGATTAAAGATCCTACTTGTATAGATATCATTGCCAACTCTTGGTCTGTTAATGTAGTGGGATCTCCGGCCTATAACCTAAAAGCTAAGCTTTTAAGTACCAAGAGATTGGAATAA
- the LOC113287296 gene encoding uncharacterized protein LOC113287296 isoform X1, which yields MSSYYPPNLSKSSHNSSSSSPNPLIPSIYSQLSQSIGMKDVPDNPICSEFTTSGIRAVDSAAANMRTLTESEKLSIRVELLESALAEISRVLGDCKTKPSPEFLAGWKDYLATEVMNLLLFERWMSESVDQNEKFNSAENFELVGLVLNKSMLIEKVIDEKLEGASIDLSSTSNFTQNSSKPLVPDASDEDLYSTTTTNFSRRSGESKMNENKVDVNLKSIQLDLSSERNFFQKSSTPGATDEGRLQMLR from the exons ATGTCTTCTTATTATCCCCCTAATTTGTCTAAATCTTCTCATAATTCATCCAGTTCTTCCCCTAATCCTCTAATACCTTCTATCTATTCCCAATTATCTCAATCCATAGGGATGAAAGATGTTCCTGATAATCCAATTTGTAGTGAGTTCACTACAAGTGGTATTAGAGCAGTCGATTCTGCGGCTGCAAACATGAGAACCCTAACAGAAAGTGAAAAGCTATCTATTCGAGTTGAATTACTAGAATCAGCTCTAGCTGAGATATCAAGAGTGTTGGGTGATTGCAAAACTAAACCATCTCCTGAGTTTTTAGCAGGATGGAAGGATTATTTAGCTACAGAAGTAATGAACCTTCTATTATTTGAGCGTTGGATGAGTGAATCCGTTGATCAGAACGAGAAATTTAATTCGGCAGAAAACTTTGAATTAGTTGGATTGGTGCTGAATAAATCGATGTTGATTGAGAAGGTAATCGATGAGAAACTTGAAGGAGCTTCTATTGATTTAAGTTCAACTAGTAATTTCACTCAAAATTCTTCAAAGCCACTAGTTCCAGATGCGTCAGATGAAGATTTATATTCTACTACAACAACCAATTTCTCGCGCAGATCTGGTGAATCGAAGATGAACGAGAACAAAGTTGATGTCAATTTAAAGTCAATTCAACTTGATTTAAGTTCAGAAAGAAATTTCTTCCAAAAATCTTCAACTCCTGGTGCAACAGATGAAG GAAGGTTACAAATGCTGAGGTAA
- the LOC113287296 gene encoding uncharacterized protein LOC113287296 isoform X2: MSSYYPPNLSKSSHNSSSSSPNPLIPSIYSQLSQSIGMKDVPDNPICSEFTTSGIRAVDSAAANMRTLTESEKLSIRVELLESALAEISRVLGDCKTKPSPEFLAGWKDYLATEVMNLLLFERWMSESVDQNEKFNSAENFELVGLVLNKSMLIEKVIDEKLEGASIDLSSTSNFTQNSSKPLVPDASDEDLYSTTTTNFSRRSGESKMNENKVDVNLKSIQLDLSSERNFFQKSSTPGATDEGYKC, encoded by the exons ATGTCTTCTTATTATCCCCCTAATTTGTCTAAATCTTCTCATAATTCATCCAGTTCTTCCCCTAATCCTCTAATACCTTCTATCTATTCCCAATTATCTCAATCCATAGGGATGAAAGATGTTCCTGATAATCCAATTTGTAGTGAGTTCACTACAAGTGGTATTAGAGCAGTCGATTCTGCGGCTGCAAACATGAGAACCCTAACAGAAAGTGAAAAGCTATCTATTCGAGTTGAATTACTAGAATCAGCTCTAGCTGAGATATCAAGAGTGTTGGGTGATTGCAAAACTAAACCATCTCCTGAGTTTTTAGCAGGATGGAAGGATTATTTAGCTACAGAAGTAATGAACCTTCTATTATTTGAGCGTTGGATGAGTGAATCCGTTGATCAGAACGAGAAATTTAATTCGGCAGAAAACTTTGAATTAGTTGGATTGGTGCTGAATAAATCGATGTTGATTGAGAAGGTAATCGATGAGAAACTTGAAGGAGCTTCTATTGATTTAAGTTCAACTAGTAATTTCACTCAAAATTCTTCAAAGCCACTAGTTCCAGATGCGTCAGATGAAGATTTATATTCTACTACAACAACCAATTTCTCGCGCAGATCTGGTGAATCGAAGATGAACGAGAACAAAGTTGATGTCAATTTAAAGTCAATTCAACTTGATTTAAGTTCAGAAAGAAATTTCTTCCAAAAATCTTCAACTCCTGGTGCAACAGATGAAG GTTACAAATGCTGA